TCTTTGCGGTCGCAGCTGCCGCTGTCCCTGGCTACTCGGACTTGACGAGAGACCGCCAGACCTCCTCCCTGTAGCCTTAACTCCTCTCGGTTATGACTTTTCTTTCATCGAGAAACATCACTTGCTGGTAACTTATCAAATTCAAGAAATACTCCACGAGAAGCGTCGTAGGCAGGAGCGCAAGCTGCTACTCCGAGTATTTGGCAAACTAAAGCACAAGGGCCATTGACTGGTCTCGTTTCCACGACTTTAAAGCTCAGAACTGCTTGCTGTGTGAGTCGAAGACGTTGATTGTATGAGGCTTTTTCTGTAGATAGGCGTTTGATGAAGTTCCCGTTAATGTCGAGAACAAAATTTTTGATCAAAGTAGACAAGACGCTGGAAATGTAGGTTGGAGCcagattattattatcattagtgATGGCAAGAACTTAAGATATTCTCACTGTTTCTTGTGTCTGCTTGATTATTCAAATAATCTAAGTAATTATACCAGAATAAGCTGTTGGAATATTCTCACTGTTTCTTGTGTCTGCTTGATTATTTAAATAATCTAAGTAACAATTATACCAGAATAAGCTGTTGGGATATTCTCACTGTTTCTTGTGTCTGCTTGATTATTTAAATAATCTAAGTAACAATTATACCAGAATAAGCTGTTGGGATATTCTCACTGTTTCTTGTGTCTGCTTGATTATTTAAATAATCTAAGTAACAATTATACCAGAATAAGCTGTTGGAAAAAATTCTTGGCTTAAGATAGAGGCTTTTTTCCAGCTGGTATGAGAAAAGTATATTTTTCGGCTGTGTATCTGCACCTGTTTTTTCTGAAATAGCAAGTGGACCTCGTATGTATATAGGATACATATAGCcgcaatataaatatatttaatgctaTGAGTATTTATTGCCAGTTAACAAGTATGTAAACAAGTGATGTAAAGTGGTTGGTATGGTCTGGGTTGTGGAAGATTACCAACGAGGGGAATACTGGAAATGGATTGGAGAGGCGGAAAACTGGGAAAAGGTCCCAGACAGTTTACAGGAGTGGAGGGAAAAGTTGACCAGAAATAGAAAAGTAAGAGCCAGATTTATGGGAGAGACATACAAAATCAACAGGACTTgtcacaagggtgtgaagggaaACACTAAGAAGTCAAATTGAGATGCCATTGACTCAAATTGCAAATTCAGGAGaagcaagaattttaaaatttacgtttatattcttatatattacttatatatttatgattaaatAGTTATTGCGCCCTTATTATTATTGGCCAAATATTGTTTTAGATGCCAGGGATACGGTGAGTAAGAAAGATGAAGTCCCTGCTCTCCTTGAGTTTTTGTCcatgaccctgggatcgaacccggttCTCCTTTatcattctttatcatctgagccaccagggaggtcccatgaaaaaagacaaaaagcaagTACATAAATAGAACCCATTTTTATAGTAATAGATGTTatgaagaaaaatgatgaaatggATAAAATGTCATGGTTGGGAACAACTTTTAACTGGTCAGGTTAGGCCTTTGAGGAAGTTAGATATTTGTGCTGAGATATTAATGGTGCCAAAGATGTGATGAGTTGAGGAAAGTGCATGGTAGGCAAAAAGAACAGTGCAAAGGTTCTGAGATGCGTTACAACTtcctaaaaaaaaacatttaaaaagccaGTGTAGCTAAAGTGTCCTGAAGAAGGAGAGAGTTAGGAGAAGACATTGAAGAAGTAGATAGGTGCAGATTGTATGGCTTTTATAggctgtggttaagaatctggattttattctaagtgcaAATGTTGGGTTTAAGTCAGAAGGGTTAAATCTCATTTTTATGTTACAAGGTCCTTCTAGCTACTGTTTGTAGATTGGCCTTAAGAATGAAAGTGAATTCGAGGGTATTAACAGAAGTCTTCCTTGAGTGGAAGTGATGTTGAGTTTGATTTATCTGTGGAACCAGGACATGCAGAGAGCTCCTGGAGGCAGCTGGATGCTCTGAAGAGAGGTCAGATAGATTTGGAAGTTCTCTAGAGAAAGAGAATGATTAAAGTTGTGTGAACTTCCTCAGGAGAGATCATGtggtttaatatttatatattgacaTACTCTGCCAAAGATTGTAGGCTATATCATATGTAGCTAATTACATACAGTGAAATgggtaagatttttttaaaaggcataaaaGCCTTTTAAGGGTGGGCATAAAAACAACATAAGTGTATCTagtaagaagagagaaaatggggACTAACTAAGGTCAGGTGTTGATGAATCCCTTGATTTAAGAGAATGGTGAAGAAGAGCAATGGTTAAACTATTAAGAAGAACAGATATAGAGGCGGGGATGGGGGCGAACCATGGCACCCCCACCCCTTTTACataaaaggcagaagaagagagTTTGGTGCAAAGACAGGCAGAAAACACTGTCACATATTGGCTAGTTAAGTAGAATGAAGACTGAAGTCACTGTGTGTAGGAAGATACTGGTGACCATTGTGAAACAATTTCGGTAGTGAGGTGACAGAGAAAGCTGGATTGCAATGCACTGAAGATTGTTGGGAGAGAAAGTGGACgctgggacttgcctggcagtccagtgattaagactcgtgttcccaatgcagggggcttaggTTGGATCTCTCGTCAGTGAACTGAGATCTTGCATGCCTCGAAGCTCggccaaaataaaaagacaaagttgACACTGAGTGAATACTACACCTGAGAAGTTTATTGGTAGGAAACAGAGGTAAGCTGGGGAAAGTGGTATCTATggaaagttacttttttttttttttttttctggtcaggTGAAACTTGATCACCTGGTTAACAGAAGGAGATAATGTCCTAGTAGGGGATGCAGTTAGTTTTagaaagaattataaaatttattgagCTCCTGCAAAGCAGCATTCACACTAGTGGCACTGTTACATatgttgtctcatttaatcctcacagcaatcctgttactacccccattttacaaataaggaaacaacCAACCTGAGATTTATAGCTAGGAACTGATAGAGTGTGAATGGAACCCAACCCTTTTATTCCCCTTCCATCATACCTATGTGGAAAGCATAGGTGGAAATACAGAGACAGTTTAGAGGTAAAGAAGAGGAAATTGAATTCAGTGAATAAGATGAATCTAATTCACTAGGTGATTAGTTAGCTTTCTAAGTTGTGACATGGAGCTACCTCCATAATGCCAGGCTaaagttagttaagtcgctcagttgtgtccgactctgcgacccggtggactgtagccaccaggcttctctgtccatgggattctccaggcaagaatactggagtgggttgccatttccttctctaggggatcttcccaacccagggattgaacccagctctctccgcattagaggcagacgctttaacctctgagtcaccagggaagccctagttagtGGTAGGAATCCAGGTGTTATTTTCAAGTGGGCCAAATAGTTACTTTTGGCCTGCCTTTTACATGTACTACAAATGATTTGctacatttttcttcttctttttaaaaaatgtttatttatttatttgactgccccAGGTCttgattgcagcatgtgggatctagtttcctgaccagggatcaaacccgggacccctgcattgagagtatgaagtcttagccactggagcaccagggaagtctctgatttACTGTATTCTTTTTGCAAAGATGGAATTTGCTTGTTATTTGAAGTGAGATCTTGAGCATCCAATTTTCAGAAGTTAAACTTCAGAAGTAAAGCTACTAAAATGATAAGGGCAGTTATAACTTGGTGGGCTGTCTTCTCCCTCTCAATTATCTTCCCACACTACTGAGGTAAAGCCCTCAGGATTAATCAAGGCAGTCAGGTCAGGTCAGGGTAAGATCATCACTTTTCATCCAAAAAAGTAAGCTCAGTGGCAGTGTGTTGTGCTTATGTTCATCCATTTATTTTGATAGAACTTTTGTACGCGAAGAGTATTGGTGCTACTGTATTTGCTGTTTCCTTCAGCCTTTGCCTTGGAAGGACATTTTATCCACAGTCTCAGTAATGGCAGCTGAAGTGCAAATGGTACTTTATGAAGATGATTCAGTGCAAGTGCAATATGTTGACGGCTCCAGACTGCAGCTTTCTCCCTGTGgctctgaatttttatttgaaaaggcACCTCCTGTTTCAGCACATCCTTTACAACAGCCAGAAAGAATTCGCCAAAGGACACACTTTGTGATTAGCGCTTACCGAGTAAGTAAAGATGACACAAAAACTACTCTTTTTCATACTAAAATATTGTTGAGGTGTCCAGAATATAGAAAGTGGCTCGTATTCTGGATTACTGTCATTCTAAATtgattttcaagtcatttttaaaaattactttgtgtttttgttttgtaggaGCAGTTACAACGAGCCCTCGATTTTCGTAATTCTTTTGCTACCTGTCCTTTTTTATCTGAAAGCATCATACCTTCTGAAATGAAAAcggtaatattttttaaacaaatatttgaggACAAGTGATTACAAACAGGTAGTTTAatatttaggtttttttcttCATGTCACTGAGCATGGACATGTTGCTATCCAATGCATAGGCCTGTACATTTCAACAGACTGATATTTTCAACTGATATTTTGTTCCTTGAGACACAGAAGTTACATAGTGTACCTCTgtgccttttttcccttttctcttttttgtatcAGAGGATTATACTCAGAACTTTATAGATTGGTGATTTTCTGATTCTCAAAGGtatcaaaattaaattatgtGGTCATTTTCAGTAGCTTATGTGTAGTTAATGTGTAGGAGAGATGTGTAATTACTTAATGGGTAtatgtgttttattcttttattctattttcaacTTTTAGGAGTAATAGTAACCATCATTTCTTGAGGGGTTACTATGTGCCAAGTTCTGGGAATgatatagaaaaattttaatagctTCAGTATGGCATGGGTATCTGCTAATCAAAATGGATGTTCAAACAGTCAGAACAGGTATATTGACTACTACCAgcccctttttacagatgagagaactaAATATCAGACTGTTTACCTaatttgtccatgaaatttttctaAATGGCAAAGTCAGGATCTGAAcccagtctgtctgactctgaagACTGTGGCTCTTAACCACTTTCTGCTGTAGACATGATGCTTGCTTGCCTGCTGAGTAATTTTCTATTACATTGTCTTATGGCAAAGGAGTCAAAAATTGTAAGCCAGTAACTTTGTTTACAGGGCCATTTTTCCACTATATCTTTTGAGTAATAATTCACTGAAACTACATAgcttgctgctgatgctgcattaGATAGTCTAATTCTAGAAAAAATAGTCGTCTTAATTGATCATCCTTATAAAGCAGCTTTGCCATCAATGAATACTGGCCttgctttttttatatttaattgaagtatagttgatttacaatattgtgttagtctctgctgtctccgctgtacagcaaaataactcagttttacacatatatacacttttaaaatattctattccattatggcttatctcAGCAGATTGGCTATGGTTCCCCGTGCTATGCTGTatccattgtttatccattctaatgTAATAATTTGCATCCACCAACCTCAAATTCCCAGTCAGTCCATCTCTCCCCAACTCCCTCACCAAATCTGATCTCtgggtctgtgagtctgtttctgttttgtaaataggttcatttgtgccacagtttagattccacatgtaagtgctatcatatggtatttgtctttctgtgtctggcttacttcacttagtatgacaatctctagttgcatccatgttgctgcaaatgacgtGATTACTACCCTTAATTTTAGCACACTAACATCTGTACACATAGACAGCATTGTAAATTTACAAGGCTTTTGTAAGTTTTAaggttttatataaatggaagatGAAATGTGTGATTTGGCAAGCTTAACTGATTAAAAGTCTGTTATATGACACTCACTGTTTTTATCTTATATGAAAAGATGCAGCAGGCTCTGTTACCTATTGCAAATCTGTTTGCTGTTGGTTCAGAGCAGTTTACCTTTgagcaatttgattttttttttatgttacctTTTAAGGCACCTGGAATTTACTTTAGTGTGTGATGTACCTCTGTAGGACAAGTACCTTAATACATGTTATCCTATTTAGTCCATGTGATAATTGTTTGAGATAGCATTTTCCAATGCTATTGAATAATTTCAGtaccatttattaaatacttaatTCTCCCTTTACCCCCTTGTTCTGAAAACCTTATGTTAccatatataacattttatgatATGGTTGAGTCTGTTTCTTTATTCTCTAAATTGTTCTGTTGATGATTTTTGTGCtagttccataccatttatgGTATGGTTGCTTTTTCATACAGTTGTGCTGGTCTTCTctcatttatattcttttttcagagtAGACTTTTTGGGAAGGGCTGCAAATCTATTTATCTCTGAtgcattgtacactttaaatcagAATATGtttgccattaaaaataatcaagatgatttttctttttcttttctgtcctgtttgtcagtgtgtgtgtgtgttttgtctcTACTTTTGAGAGAGATAATAATATCTATATATGGATAGATAGACTgacatatatagacatatataaacCATATATAGActgacatttttcattctttctaaatgGTAAAGGACAAAACTTTTAAGAGCTTTCTTCCATAATATGTTAAGTATCAAATGATGGAAAACGTGTACTGTTAACAAAAAATaccattcctttttttcccctcgtCTCAGCATATCTTGATTGATGTCTCAGAAGTAAGATGGCCTGGTCTTGACACTGATGATGGCATGACGTGTATGCAGAGTGGCACTGTGAGGATATCATCTTTAGATGGTCACGCATACCTTTGCCTGCCCAAATCTCAGCATGAATTTACAGTACATTTTTTGTGTAAAGTAAGCCAGCAGCCAGACTCATCTATAGAAGtgtctgaaaaaaataataaaggcaaaAAGGACAAACAAGttgaaaaaactggaaaaatctgTACACATGGAAGTTTATCAGGACAGAgactgaagaataaagaaaatgaactttatcatcagatcatgaaatccaaagaacattcagagaAGAGTTGTGTGAATGGAGCCAAACGGAGGGAAGTGCTGTCTTCACCTCGTATGAAGGACGCATGTGTATACACATGGGTAAAGCAGTGCTGGTCTGTGGCCTCCTGTCCGGAGAAATGGAAATACCCTTTGTCTTTAGCACTTCgttttcataataaaatcagCAGTATGTCTGGAATTGATGCAGATATCACCCAGAAGAGAATGTTAACTTCTGATGTTTCTGAGGAACGAGGAAAAGAAGTTTCTGTTCTTCCTAGGGCCCTGTTACTGAGCTGTCCTGCCCCACACTTGCACAGGTAATGGAAGAATGACTTATTTGTCCTAATACTTTTGTCAAAACCAGACCTCACCTAAGGATCGTTTATCTATCTGAA
The sequence above is a segment of the Ovis canadensis isolate MfBH-ARS-UI-01 breed Bighorn chromosome 16, ARS-UI_OviCan_v2, whole genome shotgun sequence genome. Coding sequences within it:
- the C16H5orf34 gene encoding uncharacterized protein C5orf34 homolog isoform X1; the encoded protein is MKFPLMSRTKFLIKVDKTLEITFVREEYWCYCICCFLQPLPWKDILSTVSVMAAEVQMVLYEDDSVQVQYVDGSRLQLSPCGSEFLFEKAPPVSAHPLQQPERIRQRTHFVISAYREQLQRALDFRNSFATCPFLSESIIPSEMKTHILIDVSEVRWPGLDTDDGMTCMQSGTVRISSLDGHAYLCLPKSQHEFTVHFLCKVSQQPDSSIEVSEKNNKGKKDKQVEKTGKICTHGSLSGQRLKNKENELYHQIMKSKEHSEKSCVNGAKRREVLSSPRMKDACVYTWVKQCWSVASCPEKWKYPLSLALRFHNKISSMSGIDADITQKRMLTSDVSEERGKEVSVLPRALLLSCPAPHLHRWNFSDSLSQKQFGEEEYSYHELVKVVWYKGVTYRLTHKHVNSIEIYPGDGSVFKSEGAYLGNYFTYYSIREESEEREEKTYSVNNLPPDRPGSPFSVCSLIKQAIRILQHCAKMRLSLSHNYRICCWKMVPGINDSSVLPLLLRESFVPGVGRFLAYSDDKVHAIFLDGITLTLNWNFGSFIEKRQANQGLTLGWCKLTFPDGQNQLIQIQHPRPYERYVTTVISWCRRLTQISQQEIPIHPSSSVPEESWSVASELEKIQKFNLLLENSGVLNQISNKKNKQSLDCCKPKSSETLLKEVNEKSVSVALKKTSEILQDIDNLLSNSKW